A genome region from Candidatus Gracilibacteria bacterium includes the following:
- a CDS encoding prephenate dehydrogenase/arogenate dehydrogenase family protein — protein sequence MTKVYKVSILGGTDGFGKWLATYALKNFGDCIHLTITGNNVEKGHGVSQELGCIFLNNNIEAVKDADIVIYSVPISRTLSIIETTLPYLKSGAIAADVTSIKKFPSKALQKRDDIIVIPSHPMFGPFLSSIAGQVIVLTPDENVKNEQSYKYLKDFLIGEHAKVIESTPIYHDKMMAIVQGLTHFNMFVVGETMKRLGCNIGDSMDFVSPIYKLMISSVERYLGQNPALYADIQMFNDEILEVHEKFLDTAQNFHTSVKSGNKEKFCLDIESARDFLGIENCEIGQKYTDKVIYLMGKQIDILKNSIGKEIVAHNIYSGDKISGVLVSFDSQSFTLATYGECVLDEYDIINTNK from the coding sequence ATGACAAAAGTATATAAAGTAAGTATTCTGTGATGAACCGATGGTTTTTGAAAATGGTTAGCGACGTATGCCCTTAAAAACTTTTGAGATTGTATTCATCTCACGATTACATGAAATAATGTAGAAAAATGACATTGAGTTTCACAAGAGCTATGATGTATTTTTTTAAACAACAACATTGAGGCTGTTAAAGATGCTGATATTGTCATATATAGTGTTCCAATTTCTCGAACACTTTCAATTATTGAAACAACGCTTCCATATTTGAAATCTGGAGCTATTGCAGCTGATGTGACGAGTATTAAAAAATTTCCATCCAAAGCACTTCAAAAACGGGATGATATAATCGTGATTCCGAGCCATCCTATGTTTGGACCATTTTTAAGCTCAATTGCAGGACAGGTTATTGTGCTCACTCCAGATGAGAATGTTAAAAATGAGCAAAGTTATAAGTATTTGAAAGATTTTCTCATTTGAGAGCATGCAAAAGTTATAGAATCCACTCCAATATATCATGATAAAATGATGGCAATAGTTCAGTGACTAACTCACTTCAATATGTTTGTTGTGTGAGAAACGATGAAGCGACTCTGATGCAATATTTGAGATTCGATGGATTTTGTTTCTCCCATTTATAAGCTCATGATATCAAGTGTAGAGCGATACCTTGGTCAAAATCCAGCACTCTACGCAGATATTCAAATGTTTAATGATGAAATTCTTGAAGTACATGAAAAGTTTCTCGATACAGCTCAAAATTTTCATACATCTGTAAAGTCTGGGAATAAAGAAAAATTTTGCTTAGATATCGAGTCAGCTAGAGACTTTTTAGGTATAGAGAACTGCGAAATAGGTCAAAAATATACTGATAAAGTTATTTATTTGATGTGAAAACAAATAGATATATTGAAAAACAGTATCTGAAAAGAAATAGTAGCTCACAACATATATAGCTGAGATAAAATTTCATGAGTTCTAGTTTCCTTTGATTCTCAGAGTTTTACACTCGCAACTTATTGAGAATGTGTACTTGATGAGTACGATATAATTAATACAAATAAATAA
- the secA gene encoding preprotein translocase subunit SecA: MIEKIIKAIFGDIDTKKIKKFTRELKHVRELEAKFQDMTLEDIEKRNLEIKASFSHLDFQNPEDSKALSQGLESVKHEAAALWILTCKLLFGKTFTTESGKEVTWNMLPYDVQVIGGLAIHEGNVAEMKTGEGKTLVATFPAYLNALSGNAVHIVTVNDYLASRDAEEMGILYTALGLKVGVITHNQSRDQKKLNYASDIIYATNNELGFDYLRDNMASEMGNKVMNPRFYAIIDEVDSILIDEARTPLIISQPDNEPTEKYLRFSALAKKLEKGVDYKIDEKQKASTLTEAGIKKVETMLGVENIYVSDRYNDIHHIENALRASSVYLKDKDYIIRNEEVMIVDEHTGRVLPGRRYSDGLHQALEAKEGVKIQQESKTLASITFQNYFRTYWKLAGMTGTAKTEEEEFYKVYGLETLAIPTNKPIAREDKADLLFKNEKGKFEYVVNYIQELHKTGQPILVGTVSVDKSEYLSAELHKVGVPHKVLNAKQHESEAETVAAAGQRGAVTIATNMAGRGTDIKLGEGVIALGGLIILGTEKHETRRIDNQLRGRAGRQGDPGVTQFLISPNDDIMRIFGGDKLFGIFNSAMFASLPDDQPLAQSGMLTKKVTGVQKQVEGHHFDARKHVLEYDDVINKHREIIYKRRDAVLSHVEASPEIEKTISEMVYNRVKNLVLAEEAKQGEAVNKNKLVKRVHEYLGRPIIDDFLEKQDITAITGDLTLADYIAHRAVAELEMIRSEAPDNDAYYSLLKKIMLQSIDRLWMNHIDGMSKLREQVAFVGYAQKQPIMVYKEEAFKKFKGLVDEIELRIVKSVFAITPATEVQIARVDDSTLQVSSSEIENMGVGQSDSPKNSGNTSQGNPIFAQNRNQTTPRKKIRV; encoded by the coding sequence ATGATTGAAAAGATAATTAAAGCAATATTTTGAGATATTGATACAAAGAAAATAAAAAAATTCACGAGAGAACTCAAGCATGTAAGAGAACTTGAAGCAAAATTTCAAGACATGACTTTGGAGGATATTGAAAAAAGAAATTTGGAAATTAAAGCAAGTTTCTCACATTTAGACTTTCAAAATCCAGAAGATTCAAAAGCACTGAGTCAGTGACTTGAAAGTGTGAAACATGAAGCAGCAGCTTTATGGATTTTAACGTGTAAGCTTTTATTTGGAAAAACATTTACAACAGAAAGTGGAAAAGAAGTCACATGGAATATGCTTCCCTATGATGTTCAAGTAATTTGATGACTCGCAATACACGAAGGAAATGTAGCTGAGATGAAAACATGAGAATGAAAGACTCTTGTAGCAACTTTCCCTGCTTACCTCAATGCATTATCTGGAAATGCTGTTCATATAGTTACAGTAAATGACTACCTTGCTTCTAGAGATGCTGAAGAGATGTGAATCCTCTATACTGCACTTTGACTCAAAGTATGAGTTATCACACATAATCAATCACGAGATCAAAAAAAGCTAAACTATGCAAGTGATATCATTTATGCTACAAATAATGAACTGGGATTTGATTACTTGCGAGATAATATGGCAAGTGAAATGGGAAACAAAGTTATGAATCCTCGTTTTTATGCGATTATCGATGAAGTAGATTCAATTCTAATAGATGAAGCAAGAACACCTCTGATTATCTCACAACCAGATAATGAACCTACTGAGAAATACTTAAGATTTTCAGCACTTGCAAAGAAACTTGAAAAAGGAGTAGATTATAAAATTGATGAAAAACAAAAAGCTTCAACACTCACTGAAGCGTGAATCAAAAAAGTAGAGACGATGCTTTGAGTTGAAAATATATATGTTTCTGATAGATATAATGACATTCATCATATAGAAAATGCTCTGAGAGCGAGTAGTGTGTATTTAAAGGATAAAGACTATATCATCCGAAATGAGGAAGTTATGATTGTAGATGAACATACTGGTAGAGTATTACCTGGACGTCGATACAGTGATGGTCTCCATCAAGCGCTTGAAGCGAAAGAGTGAGTAAAAATACAACAAGAATCAAAAACCCTTGCCAGTATTACTTTTCAAAATTATTTCCGAACGTATTGGAAACTTGCAGGTATGACAGGAACGGCAAAAACTGAAGAAGAAGAATTTTACAAGGTGTATGGACTTGAAACACTTGCAATCCCAACGAACAAACCAATCGCCCGTGAGGATAAAGCAGACTTGCTGTTTAAAAATGAAAAATGAAAATTTGAATATGTTGTAAACTATATTCAGGAACTCCATAAAACTGGGCAACCTATTCTTGTTTGAACCGTGTCAGTTGATAAGTCAGAATATCTCTCTGCAGAGCTTCATAAAGTGTGAGTTCCTCATAAAGTCCTCAACGCAAAACAACACGAATCAGAAGCTGAAACGGTTGCAGCTGCTGGACAAAGATGAGCTGTAACGATAGCTACTAATATGGCAGGTCGTGGTACAGATATTAAACTTTGAGAAGGAGTTATAGCACTGTGAGGTCTGATTATACTCGGGACAGAAAAACATGAAACGAGACGAATTGATAATCAACTTCGAGGTCGAGCTGGGAGACAATGAGATCCAGGAGTTACACAGTTTCTGATATCTCCAAACGATGATATTATGAGAATTTTTGGAGGAGATAAACTCTTTTGAATATTCAACTCAGCAATGTTTGCAAGTCTTCCAGATGACCAACCACTCGCGCAAAGTGGTATGCTCACAAAAAAAGTTACCTGAGTTCAAAAACAAGTCGAAGGTCACCACTTTGATGCTCGAAAACATGTATTAGAATATGATGATGTGATTAATAAACATAGAGAAATTATCTATAAGAGAAGAGATGCTGTTCTCTCTCACGTAGAAGCGAGCCCAGAAATTGAAAAAACTATTTCAGAAATGGTGTACAACAGAGTTAAAAATCTTGTTTTAGCTGAAGAAGCAAAACAAGGTGAAGCAGTAAATAAAAATAAACTTGTAAAAAGAGTACACGAGTATCTCGGTCGACCTATCATAGATGATTTTTTAGAAAAACAAGATATCACAGCTATCACGTGAGATCTCACTCTTGCTGATTATATAGCACATAGAGCTGTTGCTGAACTTGAAATGATACGAAGCGAGGCTCCAGATAATGATGCATATTATAGTCTTTTAAAGAAAATAATGCTTCAATCTATAGATAGACTCTGGATGAATCATATCGACTGAATGAGTAAACTCAGAGAACAAGTAGCTTTTGTATGATATGCTCAAAAACAACCAATTATGGTGTATAAAGAAGAGGCATTCAAAAAGTTCAAAGGACTTGTTGATGAAATTGAACTTCGAATTGTGAAGTCAGTATTCGCTATTACTCCAGCAACAGAAGTTCAGATAGCTCGAGTGGATGACTCAACACTTCAAGTGTCTTCAAGTGAAATAGAAAATATGGGAGTTTGACAATCAGACTCACCTAAAAACTCTTGAAATACGAGCCAGTGAAATCCTATCTTTGCTCAAAATAGGAATCAAACAACTCCTCGGAAAAAAATACGCGTTTAA
- a CDS encoding histidine phosphatase family protein → MIDVFLVRHGQSESNAQGIIAGITDVPLSEKGKQQAQLLKEYLISQNLNVDRIYSSPLIRAYDTISPYVDSQNIEITQDDRLKEKYLGVHEYRPASELFNDGFHADPYNYNDPEGYESYAECVERLRGFFEDKIFYEKDSKILISSHAGVTRAMIAVLKNLTHEIPYLRIQNASFTHYRIDETTLNAECVTFAYDMYLRDKNLI, encoded by the coding sequence ATGATAGATGTATTTCTTGTAAGACACGGACAGTCTGAATCTAACGCACAATGAATCATCGCGTGAATTACAGATGTTCCATTATCAGAAAAATGAAAACAACAAGCTCAGTTATTAAAAGAGTATCTTATATCTCAAAATCTTAACGTAGATAGGATCTATTCAAGCCCTCTTATTCGAGCCTATGATACTATTTCACCTTATGTAGACTCTCAAAATATAGAAATAACTCAAGATGATAGGCTTAAAGAAAAATACCTTTGAGTCCATGAGTATAGACCAGCCTCAGAATTATTCAATGATTGATTTCATGCAGATCCATATAACTATAATGATCCAGAATGATACGAAAGTTATGCTGAGTGTGTTGAGAGATTACGATGATTCTTTGAAGATAAAATATTTTATGAAAAAGATTCTAAAATACTTATAAGCTCCCATGCATGAGTCACTCGCGCTATGATTGCAGTCCTTAAAAATCTCACACACGAGATTCCATATTTACGAATTCAAAATGCTAGTTTTACGCACTATAGAATTGATGAAACAACACTCAACGCAGAGTGTGTTACATTTGCATATGATATGTACCTGAGAGATAAGAATTTGATTTAA
- a CDS encoding WecB/TagA/CpsF family glycosyltransferase — protein MKIFELEIHRYRYPKFFNEITKYLSKKDIKKGKSIFTPNPEMCLATLQDAEFLHILQEADYLTSDGIGLYLGYQIQGNNYPKIVNIILFPYYFLNLFFGKFALYKKYGDRICGSDITEDLVYFCEATGISIAILDPFFPEDEAKCMAQKHFSKNLKKVFPNLKFDHYVYSEKNKNEIFNKIADSKAKVLFSTLGMKKQEVSVLEGLQKCKNLHLGLGVGSSFDYFVGFQKRAPEAWRSAGFEWLYRIFTSPNKLKRLRRIFQAVVVFPFTVIFYKSHDKSI, from the coding sequence ATGAAAATATTTGAACTAGAAATACACAGATACCGATATCCGAAGTTTTTTAATGAGATAACAAAGTATCTATCTAAAAAGGACATTAAAAAAGGAAAGTCTATTTTTACTCCAAATCCTGAAATGTGTCTCGCTACACTTCAAGATGCTGAGTTTTTACATATTCTACAAGAAGCCGATTATCTCACGAGTGATGGTATAGGTTTGTACTTGGGATACCAAATTCAATGAAATAATTATCCAAAAATAGTGAATATTATTTTGTTTCCGTATTACTTCTTGAATCTCTTTTTTTGAAAATTTGCTCTGTATAAAAAATACTGAGATAGAATCTGTTGAAGCGATATTACAGAGGACCTCGTGTATTTTTGTGAAGCTACCTGAATCAGTATCGCTATTTTAGATCCATTTTTCCCAGAAGATGAGGCAAAGTGTATGGCTCAAAAACATTTTTCCAAAAATCTCAAAAAAGTATTCCCCAATCTAAAATTTGATCACTATGTGTATAGTGAAAAAAATAAAAATGAAATATTTAACAAAATAGCTGATTCAAAAGCAAAAGTCCTATTTTCTACTCTCGGAATGAAAAAACAGGAAGTTTCTGTTTTAGAGTGACTGCAAAAATGTAAAAATCTCCATCTTGGTCTTTGAGTTGGTTCATCCTTTGATTACTTCGTTTGATTTCAAAAGAGAGCACCAGAAGCTTGGAGATCTGCTTGATTTGAGTGGCTCTATCGTATATTCACTAGTCCAAATAAACTTAAGAGACTCAGGAGAATATTTCAAGCAGTAGTAGTATTTCCATTTACCGTTATTTTTTACAAGAGTCATGACAAAAGTATATAA
- a CDS encoding TrmB family transcriptional regulator, with translation MIDIKILENIGLSETEAKIYISLLEKGTQSISGISIVSGCNRMQVYASIPRLTENKLIGETVRGKRKYYFAENPENLENIFYEKKLLFQNTISLLKSKYEKKQAKPELRTFYTKDAMKHIFYDVVETLNTGDTYYRYSSRKHDNLRGFLSEDYKKKRDMKEIQRMIITSDELKKIKEKGNNKLNREIVSIPKLYDLFEDNISKIIYANKVAIIDYESETSFIIENKKLADFEKKIFKLLFKYLRND, from the coding sequence ATGATTGATATAAAAATATTAGAAAATATAGGACTCAGTGAAACGGAAGCAAAAATTTATATTTCCTTACTAGAAAAATGAACTCAAAGCATTTCAGGTATTTCGATTGTATCGTGATGCAATAGAATGCAAGTCTATGCATCAATACCAAGGCTTACAGAGAATAAATTGATTTGAGAAACGGTTCGATGAAAAAGAAAATATTATTTTGCAGAAAATCCAGAAAATCTTGAGAATATTTTTTATGAAAAAAAGCTTTTATTTCAAAATACTATCTCACTCTTAAAATCAAAGTACGAAAAGAAACAAGCGAAACCTGAACTCAGAACTTTTTATACAAAAGATGCGATGAAGCATATTTTTTATGATGTGGTAGAGACGCTCAATACCTGAGATACCTACTATAGATATAGTTCAAGAAAGCATGATAATCTCAGGTGATTTCTATCTGAAGACTATAAGAAAAAAAGAGATATGAAAGAAATTCAAAGAATGATTATAACCAGCGATGAGCTAAAAAAAATTAAAGAAAAATGAAACAATAAACTTAATAGAGAAATAGTGAGTATTCCCAAACTTTATGATTTATTTGAAGATAATATATCTAAGATAATATATGCAAATAAAGTAGCAATCATCGATTATGAATCAGAAACTTCATTTATAATCGAAAATAAAAAACTCGCAGATTTTGAAAAGAAAATCTTTAAGCTTTTATTTAAATATTTGAGAAATGATTAA
- a CDS encoding glycosyltransferase family 4 protein, with protein MTSLKNKRIAIVCDWIKDWGGAEIVLTQLLEIFPDADIFTSVFWQQDNPLFEGRKITTSYIQKIPVLNKSHKLALTLRPLAFESFDLSKYDIVISSTSAESKGVITKPNCLQICYCHTPTRYFWSHYHEYLSMMEFGLLNPLAKWLMPKMIHKLRLWDFVAAQRPDYFLANSKNTQSRISKYYDRESTVLYPCLEIQSIPFSSQKEDYYFYAGRVIPYKKFDLLVETFNKNGLPLKIVANTKNKLSEYLKSISKENIEWIYETDNTKINILHSKAKAFIFPPEEDFGLVPIAAQASGTPVIAYGKGGALETVIDGKTGVFFETQTYQSLQKAIDQFESMTFDAFTIRKHAEKFDKKIFKNELLGFIEEKLDS; from the coding sequence ATGACAAGTCTTAAAAATAAACGGATAGCCATAGTATGTGATTGGATAAAAGATTGGGGGTGAGCTGAAATTGTACTCACGCAACTCCTTGAGATTTTCCCAGACGCTGATATATTTACGAGCGTATTTTGGCAACAAGATAATCCCCTTTTTGAGTGACGAAAAATAACAACAAGTTATATTCAGAAAATACCTGTACTCAATAAGTCTCATAAACTCGCGCTTACGCTCCGACCTCTTGCATTTGAGAGCTTTGATTTGTCTAAATATGATATTGTTATTTCTAGCACGAGTGCGGAAAGTAAATGAGTAATTACAAAACCTAACTGTCTACAAATTTGTTATTGTCATACTCCAACACGCTATTTTTGGAGTCACTATCATGAGTATCTCTCTATGATGGAATTTGGATTGCTTAATCCACTCGCAAAGTGGCTTATGCCAAAAATGATTCATAAACTCAGATTATGGGATTTTGTAGCTGCACAACGACCGGACTATTTTCTCGCAAACTCAAAAAATACACAATCTAGAATTTCTAAATATTATGACCGTGAGAGCACTGTTCTCTATCCATGTCTCGAGATTCAAAGTATTCCCTTTAGTTCTCAAAAAGAAGATTATTATTTTTATGCTGGAAGAGTGATTCCCTATAAAAAATTTGATCTATTAGTAGAGACTTTTAATAAAAACTGACTCCCTCTTAAAATAGTAGCAAATACAAAAAATAAATTATCAGAATATCTTAAAAGCATTTCAAAAGAGAACATAGAGTGGATATATGAAACAGATAATACTAAAATCAATATATTGCACTCAAAAGCAAAAGCATTTATATTCCCTCCTGAAGAGGACTTTTGACTGGTGCCTATTGCAGCTCAAGCAAGCGGAACACCAGTAATTGCCTACGGAAAATGAGGAGCACTTGAAACAGTAATAGATTGAAAAACGTGAGTTTTTTTCGAAACACAAACTTATCAAAGCTTACAAAAAGCCATAGACCAATTTGAATCCATGACTTTTGATGCATTTACTATTCGAAAACACGCTGAGAAATTTGATAAAAAAATCTTTAAAAATGAGTTACTTTGATTTATTGAAGAGAAACTAGATTCATAA